The genomic interval GGGTGTGCTCATCTGTCCACCCGTTCCGCTGTGAGACGGAGCGCGGCCGGTCCAACCGGGTGGGGCAGCGCGGCCGCCGGGCCGACGCGCGGCGGCAGCTTGTGCATGATCGGAGTGTGGCAGCGGGCGCACTCGATATTGTGCTTCGCCACGTGGAAATCGTGGACGAAGGGAAGATCCGTGTAGCGCGCGAGCTTCTCCGGCTGGTTGTGGCAGGTGAAGCAGCGCTCACGGGGGGCGGCCCCGTCGCCCTCGACGACGTTGAGGTGGCACTGCTGGCAGGCGACGCCGCGCCGCCCGACGTCGTCGTGGTTGAACTTGATCGAGCCCACGACGATGTCGCCCTTCGGCGCCTGGTGGCAACCGGTGCAGCCGGCGATGGGCGTCAGCGCCCGCCCGGTCCTCATCCCCTTGAAGTGGCAGAGGAAGCACGTGGACTCGGTTACCTCGATGTGAGTGCCCACGACGATCTGTGAGTGGCAGCTGGTGCACCTGAGCTGCCGGCCGCGCCGCAACTCTCCCAGGTGCGGCTTGTGGTCGAAGATGATGCCGCGCTTGAAGGTGACCTTGCCGTCAAGGAGGCGGCGGTCGTGACAGCCCGAGCGGAGGCAGCTCGCGTCCTCGACCTCGGCGAAGGGCTTGGAACTGTAGGTCTGGGTCGCCCACTTCACCACCTGGGAGATGGCCTGGTACTTGACCCAGATGGTGTCGCGGAATCCCGGCGGATAGTGGCACTGGACGCAGGTCACGTTGCGGTGTTTGGACGACTTCCAGGCCGCGACGTAGGGCTTCATGATGTGGCAGGAGTTGCACAGGAGC from Candidatus Rokuibacteriota bacterium carries:
- a CDS encoding cytochrome c3 family protein — encoded protein: MSPEAPIENVPKRRRWWRGRTVLIVLGALVVVGGAALVGLWKVSTSPLLCNSCHIMKPYVAAWKSSKHRNVTCVQCHYPPGFRDTIWVKYQAISQVVKWATQTYSSKPFAEVEDASCLRSGCHDRRLLDGKVTFKRGIIFDHKPHLGELRRGRQLRCTSCHSQIVVGTHIEVTESTCFLCHFKGMRTGRALTPIAGCTGCHQAPKGDIVVGSIKFNHDDVGRRGVACQQCHLNVVEGDGAAPRERCFTCHNQPEKLARYTDLPFVHDFHVAKHNIECARCHTPIMHKLPPRVGPAAALPHPVGPAALRLTAERVDR